The Candidatus Coatesbacteria bacterium genome includes a region encoding these proteins:
- the lepB gene encoding signal peptidase I → MKRDGQTPGSIFSARRLGLAVLAALLLVLALRLFVVRSYRVSSHAMSETILPGDWVLVSRLSYNFGDPRRGDVVCFTSPGAGGQDFFGRVIALGGETLEIRDGLVYIDDDAEPLDEPYVNHTRREDFGPVVVPEGRLFILGDNRAEARDSRVWGPLNAGLVHGEALGIFFSSDPYAVSLWPIPEAEVRWERIAEPID, encoded by the coding sequence ATGAAACGGGACGGACAAACCCCCGGGAGCATCTTCAGTGCGCGGCGCCTTGGACTGGCCGTACTGGCGGCCCTGCTCCTGGTGCTGGCCCTGCGCCTGTTCGTCGTCCGCAGCTACCGGGTCAGCAGCCACGCGATGAGCGAGACCATCCTGCCCGGCGACTGGGTCCTCGTCAGCCGCCTGTCCTACAACTTCGGCGACCCCCGGCGCGGCGACGTGGTCTGCTTCACCTCGCCCGGTGCCGGGGGTCAGGACTTTTTCGGCCGGGTGATCGCCCTGGGCGGTGAAACCCTCGAGATCCGCGACGGCCTGGTCTACATCGATGACGACGCCGAACCCCTCGACGAACCCTACGTCAACCACACCCGCCGGGAGGACTTCGGCCCGGTGGTGGTGCCCGAGGGACGGCTGTTCATCCTGGGCGACAACCGGGCCGAGGCCCGGGACTCCAGGGTCTGGGGCCCCCTGAACGCCGGGCTGGTCCACGGTGAAGCGCTGGGGATCTTCTTCTCCAGCGACCCCTACGCGGTCAGCCTGTGGCCGATACCCGAGGCCGAGGTGCGCTGGGAGCGGATCGCTGAACCGATCGACTAA
- the lepB gene encoding signal peptidase I, whose product MDEAAPAGNDGTEHRARWWHYLLAVGAAVAIALLLRFFVFQASWVPTGSMRPTLLEGDFLLINRLAYLLREPRRGEVIVFSDGDVDYVKRVLAVPGDEYRFADGYLWVNGERLDERPYLADGAWGHTRGLHLGGEVHRVPADCYLALGDNRLHSRDSRSLGYVRRGEILGKAFLVYLSVRLGELGEAGWWAAPFHLRLDRMLDVVR is encoded by the coding sequence GTGGACGAGGCGGCGCCAGCCGGGAATGACGGGACGGAGCACCGGGCGCGCTGGTGGCACTACCTGCTGGCCGTCGGCGCCGCGGTGGCCATCGCCCTGCTGTTGCGCTTCTTCGTCTTCCAGGCCAGTTGGGTGCCCACGGGCTCCATGCGGCCGACCCTGCTGGAGGGCGACTTCCTGCTGATCAACCGCCTGGCCTACCTGCTGCGCGAGCCGCGACGCGGCGAGGTGATCGTCTTCTCCGACGGCGACGTCGATTACGTCAAGCGCGTTCTGGCCGTACCCGGTGACGAGTACCGCTTCGCCGACGGCTACCTCTGGGTCAACGGCGAACGCCTCGACGAGCGGCCCTATCTGGCCGACGGGGCCTGGGGCCACACCCGGGGGCTGCACCTCGGCGGCGAGGTGCACCGGGTACCCGCGGACTGCTACCTGGCGCTGGGCGACAACCGGCTGCACTCGCGGGATTCGCGCAGCCTGGGCTACGTCCGGCGCGGGGAGATCCTCGGCAAGGCCTTCCTGGTCTATCTCTCCGTGCGTCTGGGTGAACTGGGCGAGGCCGGCTGGTGGGCGGCGCCCTTCCATCTGCGGCTGGACAGGATGCTGGACGTGGTACGCTGA
- the lepB gene encoding signal peptidase I, translated as MAKNRRTKEKIPTKTIWDILAWPFRAYRVHTRKIPKWLKFVEGLAIALAVALILRATVIQASWVPSGSMKPTLLEGDFMLVNRLVYLYRDPEPGDIIVFKHIQRDFYGREMETDLIKRCVAVGGEYFKLEDGYVWKDDDADHADVDEPYDETSYLGPGIYGHTYSYPAYGGDWFEEGVWYEVPEDKLVMLGDNRPHSADSRFWGYLDEERIKGKAFVLYMSFEGHKEGGQMMLSLADIPYYLSHIRWERLMDMVE; from the coding sequence ATGGCCAAGAACCGGCGGACCAAGGAAAAAATACCGACGAAAACCATCTGGGACATCCTGGCCTGGCCCTTCCGGGCCTACCGGGTCCACACCCGCAAGATACCCAAGTGGTTGAAGTTCGTCGAGGGGTTGGCCATCGCCCTGGCGGTGGCCCTTATCCTGCGGGCCACGGTCATCCAGGCCTCCTGGGTGCCCTCGGGCTCGATGAAACCCACCCTGCTGGAGGGCGACTTCATGCTCGTCAACCGGCTGGTCTACCTCTACCGCGATCCGGAACCCGGCGACATCATCGTCTTCAAGCACATCCAGCGCGACTTCTACGGCCGGGAGATGGAAACGGACCTGATCAAGCGCTGCGTCGCCGTCGGCGGTGAATACTTCAAGCTCGAGGACGGCTACGTCTGGAAGGACGACGACGCCGACCACGCCGACGTCGACGAACCCTACGACGAGACAAGCTACCTCGGCCCGGGCATCTACGGCCACACCTACAGCTACCCGGCCTACGGTGGCGACTGGTTCGAGGAGGGGGTCTGGTACGAGGTGCCCGAGGACAAGCTGGTCATGCTGGGCGACAACCGGCCCCACTCCGCCGACAGCCGCTTCTGGGGCTACCTGGACGAAGAGCGGATCAAGGGCAAAGCCTTCGTGCTCTACATGAGCTTCGAGGGTCACAAGGAGGGCGGCCAGATGATGCTCAGCCTGGCCGACATCCCCTACTACCTGTCCCATATCCGCTGGGAGCGGTTGATGGACATGGTTGAGTGA